The following proteins come from a genomic window of Corynebacterium hansenii:
- a CDS encoding Nif3-like dinuclear metal center hexameric protein, whose translation MNVTVADVRRVLDAAYPPELAEEWDRVGLICGDPEEPVSRVAVALDCTDAVADAAVAAGAQMLVVHHPLLLRGVSSVAADTPKGRILHKLIRGGVALFAAHTNADSARPGVNDRLAEILGVTPGAPLAPKPGQHLDAWVVRVPASHADAVKEAVFAAGAGSVGDYDSCAYELSGRGQFRPGDDADPFIGERGEVEHVEEQRIEFVAEPALRSRVHAALLEAHPYEEPSFDILESLVGDLDPGTALGIGRVGDLDEPMPFRDFVDRVAKRLPATEWGVRGAGDPDRMIRRVAVASGSGDSFLNTARKLGVDAFVTSDLRHHPVDEALRDGGPCIVDTAHWASEFPWCGQAAELLGDALGIEAEVLDIRTDPWTVAARTTTDTTEEKR comes from the coding sequence ATGAACGTGACCGTCGCCGACGTGCGCCGAGTTCTCGATGCCGCCTACCCGCCCGAGCTCGCCGAAGAGTGGGATCGGGTCGGATTGATCTGCGGCGACCCCGAGGAGCCCGTCTCGCGCGTGGCGGTGGCGCTGGACTGCACCGACGCCGTCGCCGATGCCGCGGTGGCGGCGGGCGCCCAGATGCTCGTGGTGCACCATCCGCTGCTGCTGCGCGGGGTGTCTTCCGTGGCGGCGGACACGCCGAAGGGGCGGATCCTGCACAAGCTCATCCGCGGCGGCGTGGCGTTGTTCGCGGCGCACACCAACGCCGATTCCGCGCGGCCGGGCGTCAATGACCGCCTCGCCGAGATCCTCGGCGTCACCCCGGGTGCGCCGCTGGCGCCGAAGCCGGGCCAGCACCTCGACGCATGGGTGGTCCGCGTGCCGGCGTCCCACGCCGACGCAGTGAAGGAGGCCGTCTTCGCAGCCGGCGCCGGGTCCGTCGGCGATTACGACTCCTGCGCCTACGAGCTCTCCGGCCGGGGCCAGTTCCGCCCGGGCGACGACGCCGACCCCTTCATCGGCGAGCGCGGCGAGGTCGAGCACGTGGAGGAGCAGCGCATCGAGTTCGTCGCCGAACCCGCGCTGCGGTCGCGCGTCCACGCCGCGCTGCTGGAGGCGCACCCGTACGAGGAGCCGAGCTTCGACATCCTCGAATCCCTCGTCGGCGATCTCGACCCCGGCACCGCGCTGGGCATCGGGCGCGTCGGAGACCTCGACGAGCCGATGCCTTTCCGCGATTTCGTCGATCGCGTCGCAAAGCGCCTGCCGGCCACGGAGTGGGGCGTGCGCGGCGCCGGCGACCCGGACCGGATGATCCGCCGCGTGGCGGTGGCCTCCGGCTCCGGCGATTCCTTCCTGAACACCGCGCGCAAACTGGGCGTCGACGCGTTCGTCACGTCCGACCTGCGGCACCACCCCGTCGACGAGGCGCTGCGCGACGGCGGCCCCTGCATCGTCGACACCGCGCACTGGGCCAGCGAATTCCCCTGGTGCGGCCAGGCCGCGGAGCTGCTGGGCGACGCGCTGGGCATCGAGGCGGAGGTCCTGGACATCCGCACCGACCCGTGGACCGTCGCCGCCCGCACCACCACCGACACCACCGAGGAGAAACGATGA
- a CDS encoding low molecular weight protein-tyrosine-phosphatase produces MSAPGRTESVYLVFVCSGNICRSPMAEIIVRDALEDAGMADDVLVASCGIGAWHVGQPADSRARAELERSGHDSAHVAAQLGAEHIDATLYIAMDNGHVSQLIARGIPAEKIRLMRSFDPDSPSDAEVADPYYGDASGFARTRREIEAATPGLLAAVSGFLVDSSTR; encoded by the coding sequence ATGTCCGCCCCTGGCCGCACCGAGTCCGTGTACCTCGTCTTCGTGTGCAGCGGCAACATCTGCCGCTCTCCGATGGCGGAGATCATCGTCCGCGATGCCCTCGAGGATGCCGGGATGGCCGACGACGTGCTCGTCGCGTCGTGCGGCATCGGCGCCTGGCACGTCGGCCAGCCCGCCGACTCCCGCGCCCGCGCCGAGCTGGAGCGCTCCGGGCACGACTCGGCGCACGTCGCCGCGCAGCTCGGCGCCGAGCACATCGACGCGACGCTCTACATCGCCATGGACAACGGCCACGTCTCCCAGCTGATCGCCCGCGGCATCCCGGCCGAGAAGATCCGCCTGATGCGGTCCTTCGACCCGGACTCCCCCTCCGACGCCGAAGTCGCCGATCCCTACTACGGCGACGCGTCCGGTTTCGCCCGCACCCGCCGCGAGATCGAGGCCGCCACGCCGGGGCTCCTCGCCGCGGTGAGCGGGTTCCTCGTGGACTCGTCGACGCGGTAG
- a CDS encoding GtrA family protein, with product MFASRKVPVSSTAATPPSRSRYGAVFRQFLKFGMVGGTGVLVNTAVAVGARKLGLEWGINEHEVFANLLGTRWNIRWSHVYATLAFLIANVWNFQLNRSWTFRTDNRPNWFRQFGPFLLAGLSGLIVSLITITALTNPTSPLALPDHIFDDSSGLRTKFYWANLIGVLLGTPANFLINKIWTFRVRTLAGKDPRPKDRERIELKEF from the coding sequence ATGTTCGCAAGTCGGAAGGTGCCCGTGTCCTCAACCGCCGCTACGCCGCCGTCGCGTTCGCGCTATGGCGCGGTCTTCCGCCAGTTCCTCAAGTTCGGGATGGTCGGCGGCACCGGCGTGCTGGTCAACACCGCGGTGGCGGTCGGCGCGCGCAAGCTGGGCTTGGAGTGGGGCATCAACGAGCACGAGGTGTTCGCCAACCTGCTGGGCACCCGCTGGAACATCCGCTGGTCGCACGTCTACGCGACGCTGGCGTTCCTCATCGCCAACGTGTGGAACTTCCAGCTCAACCGCTCGTGGACCTTCCGCACCGACAATCGCCCCAACTGGTTCCGCCAGTTCGGGCCGTTCCTGCTCGCCGGGCTGTCGGGGCTCATCGTCAGCTTGATCACCATCACGGCGCTGACCAACCCGACGTCGCCGCTGGCGCTGCCGGACCACATCTTCGACGACTCCAGCGGCCTGCGCACCAAGTTCTACTGGGCCAACCTGATCGGCGTGCTGCTGGGCACGCCGGCGAACTTCCTGATCAACAAGATCTGGACCTTCCGCGTGCGCACGCTGGCAGGCAAGGATCCCCGCCCGAAGGACCGCGAGCGCATCGAGCTCAAGGAGTTCTAA
- a CDS encoding HAD hydrolase-like protein — MAPTLLIDVDGTISDSLAGIQKSFRTALAAIDHPLPDDAFLATLAGPPMRDSMVRVGLEGDELEEAMRVYGARQTGGGWAETSMFPGWPELLDGWRSDGIRLATATSKGGHFARKVLAKFGILDRFDFIGAADDGGDRRQKDDVIEHTLRVLGLPADRREIDGDGPGDDALSGVVMIGDRVHDIEGAHRFGIPCILVGWGYGPDDERARADAVAHDPAELGRLARELLGL; from the coding sequence ATGGCCCCCACCTTGCTCATCGACGTCGACGGCACCATCAGCGATTCCCTCGCGGGCATCCAGAAGAGTTTCCGGACCGCGCTGGCGGCGATCGATCACCCGCTGCCCGACGACGCGTTCCTGGCCACCCTCGCCGGGCCGCCCATGCGGGATTCGATGGTGCGGGTCGGGCTGGAGGGCGATGAGCTCGAGGAGGCCATGCGCGTCTACGGCGCGCGGCAGACCGGCGGCGGCTGGGCGGAGACGAGCATGTTCCCGGGCTGGCCGGAGCTCCTCGACGGCTGGCGATCCGACGGCATCCGCTTGGCGACGGCTACGTCGAAGGGCGGGCACTTCGCCCGGAAGGTGCTGGCGAAATTCGGGATCCTCGACCGGTTCGACTTCATCGGCGCCGCCGACGACGGCGGGGACCGGCGGCAGAAGGACGACGTCATCGAGCACACGCTGCGGGTGCTGGGGTTGCCCGCGGACCGGCGGGAGATCGACGGCGACGGCCCCGGGGACGACGCGCTCTCCGGCGTCGTGATGATCGGCGACCGCGTCCACGACATCGAGGGCGCGCACCGCTTCGGCATCCCGTGCATTCTCGTCGGCTGGGGCTACGGGCCCGACGACGAACGCGCCCGCGCCGACGCCGTCGCCCACGACCCGGCGGAGCTCGGCCGGTTGGCGCGGGAGCTGCTCGGGCTCTGA
- the cobC gene encoding Rv2231c family pyridoxal phosphate-dependent protein CobC, whose protein sequence is MEMGDDAGTAFAETGFAGDLNYHGDVAACGALVDFAVNVRGATPRWLLDAVGGHLNELSAYPDPMLDRRVRRLIAARHGRTADEVLLLAGVAEGFALLPNLCERPAVIHPQFTEPEAAMRAAGVPVERVILRRPWDVAQVREEGRSGASAVRIPDDADLVVVGNPTNPTSVLHSREDILALRAPGRIVVVDEAFMDVVAAEDHDVSEVASVRDPGVLVFRSLTKTWALAGLRCGYALGAPEVLAKLARRRPSWPVGTLQLHAMRLVAEHGMDRPLELERESIARERAAMVASLDDAGWSVEPASGPFVLARPPVADPEAARLALANRGVAVRRCDTFPGLGTSWWRLAVRGATDVGTLVGEVARIAAIREGRGHPPK, encoded by the coding sequence ATGGAGATGGGGGATGACGCCGGGACCGCGTTCGCGGAGACCGGATTCGCCGGCGATCTGAACTATCACGGCGACGTCGCCGCCTGCGGGGCGCTGGTCGATTTCGCGGTCAACGTTCGCGGGGCGACGCCGCGGTGGCTTCTCGATGCCGTGGGTGGCCACCTCAACGAGTTGTCCGCCTACCCCGACCCGATGCTGGATCGGCGCGTGCGCAGGCTCATCGCGGCGCGGCACGGTCGCACGGCCGACGAGGTGCTGCTGCTCGCCGGCGTCGCCGAGGGCTTCGCGCTGTTGCCGAACCTGTGCGAGCGCCCGGCGGTGATCCACCCCCAGTTCACCGAGCCGGAGGCCGCCATGCGCGCCGCCGGAGTGCCCGTCGAGCGCGTCATCCTGCGCCGCCCGTGGGACGTGGCCCAGGTGCGCGAAGAAGGGCGGTCGGGTGCCAGCGCGGTGCGGATCCCCGATGACGCCGACCTCGTGGTCGTGGGCAACCCGACCAACCCGACGTCGGTGCTGCATTCGCGCGAGGACATCCTGGCGTTGCGCGCGCCGGGGCGGATCGTGGTGGTCGACGAGGCGTTCATGGACGTCGTCGCCGCCGAAGACCACGACGTCAGCGAGGTCGCCTCCGTGCGCGACCCCGGCGTGCTCGTTTTCCGCAGCCTGACCAAGACGTGGGCCCTGGCGGGCCTGCGCTGCGGCTACGCGCTCGGCGCGCCGGAGGTGCTGGCGAAGCTCGCGCGGCGGCGCCCGTCGTGGCCGGTGGGCACGCTGCAGCTCCACGCCATGCGGCTGGTCGCCGAACACGGCATGGACCGCCCGCTGGAGCTGGAGCGGGAGAGCATCGCCCGCGAGCGGGCGGCCATGGTCGCCTCGCTCGACGACGCCGGGTGGAGCGTCGAACCGGCATCCGGCCCCTTCGTGCTCGCCCGGCCGCCGGTGGCCGATCCCGAGGCGGCGCGCCTGGCGCTGGCCAACCGTGGCGTGGCGGTGCGCCGGTGCGACACGTTTCCAGGCCTGGGGACGTCGTGGTGGCGCCTGGCGGTGCGGGGCGCCACCGACGTCGGCACACTGGTGGGGGAGGTCGCCCGCATCGCCGCCATCCGGGAGGGGCGCGGGCACCCGCCGAAGTGA